The DNA segment TAAAATAATTAAAATCCAAAGCAATTTGTCTTAGCTTTTTATTAAAATTTTCTTTTTCAAGCCATTCTTCTATAAGTTTAGAATCTTTATTAAAAACAGTAGATAAAAGATTAACAGCAATTTTGTTATTTAATTCTTTTTTCTTTTGCTTGCAAAAATCTCTTATACTAGCTCTAGCCTTTCCTGTTTTAACGCTATCTATCCATGAACATCTAAAAAATTCTTCTTCGGAAGTTTCAATGCTAACTATATCTCCATTTTTAAGCACGGTTAAAAGTGGTACTCTCATGCGGTTAACAAACGCAGTTTTTGCATGAAGTCCTACTTTGGTGTGAACTTCATAAGCAAAGTCCAAAGCCGTAGCCCCGCGCGGCAAGGTAAAAATTTCACCCTTTGGAGAATATACTGCTATATCTTCTATATATAAACTATCTTTTGCATATTCATAAAGTTCGATAGCATCACAATCTTGCACAGCATTGCCATCTTCTTTACCATGCATAGAAATATCTGCAAGCCAATCTAAATTTGGTGTTGTTATATTTCCTTCTTTATATTTCCAATGCGCTGCCACACCAAATTCAGCAGTCTTATGCATATCAAAGGTGCGAATTTGAGCTTCTATGATATTTTTTGCATCAAAAAGTGTTGTATGTAAGGTTTGGTAACCATTTTGTTTTGGCAAAGCTATATAATCTTTAAATCTTGAAATTAAAGGATTAAAATGTGTATGTAAAATTCCTAAAGCCAAATAACAATCATAAACTTTTTCAACCAAAATTCTTACACCCAAAAGGTCTAAAACTTCATCAAGTCCTACACCTTTTCTTTGCATTTTTAAATAAATAGAATAATTATGTTTGATTCTTTTGTGTATAACAAAACTACCTTGTCTAAACCCATTTTCCAAAAATAACATTTCTATTTTTGAGATAAATTCATTAAATCCAAGTTGAATTTGTTGATCTTTTGCATTTATATAATTATCAATTTGTGCATATTCATCAGGTAATAAAAACTTAAAACTTAAATCCTCAAGCAAATTTTTTATACTTGAAATTCCAAGTCTATGAGCTATAGGTGCATATACCACCAAGGTTTCTTCGCTGATTCTTTTTTGTTTATCTTCTCTTAAAAAATTTAAAGTAAGCATATTGTGCAATCTATCACAAAGCTTTATTACAAGCACGCTCACATCTTCAACACCAGCTAAAAGCATATTTCTAAAAGTCAAAGCGGATTTTGCAAGCTTTTCATTAGAATTAGAGCGTGTAAGATGATCTTCTCTAATACTGACTATTTTGGTTAAGCCTTGAACTAATTTGGTGACTTCTTCACCAAAATTTAAACTCAATTCTTCTTCATCGCAATTTGTATCTTCTAACACATCATGTAATAATGCAGCTATGATCATAGACTGCACTGGACTTAAAAAAGCCACAAAAGAAGCCACTAATATAGGATGAACTGCATATGGTTCTCCGCTTTTTCTAAATTGTCCTTCGTGTTTTTGGATACAAAAATCTACTGCTTTTTCTAAAACAGCAGATTGTGGGAAGACCATAAAAAGGATTTCTTTTGCTCTTTGTAAATCCTTACAATTTTTAACATCATCAACAAGTTTATCTAACAATAACTCATCATTTACTAGCTTCAATAAATCCCTCTAAAACGATTTTATCTTCTGCTATTTCATGTAAAGCAATGTCGGTATATTTGTATTTATTTTTATCTAAATTTACCAAAGGTTCTGCACCATTTGCAAGCTCTTCAGCTCTTTTAGCTACTACAAGAGCTAGTTTATATCTATCATCTTTTAGTTTTTTTAATGCTTTTGCAGCTATTTGTTCTACTCTCATTTTTATCCTTAATCTTGATTTTTAACAATAGAGCATAAACTCATATCGCCTTGGATGATTTTTAATAAATTTCCTTCTTTAAACATATTACACACCACAATAGGTAAAGCATTATCTTTAGCTAAGGCTATTGCAGTATCATCCATAACTTTGATATTATCATGCAAAGCTCTTTCATAGCTTAATTCATTTAGCATAATTGCATCATCATATTTTTTAGGGTCTTTATCATAAATTCCATCTACTTTAGTCGCTTTAATGATCATATCTGCTTGAATTTCTACCGCTCTTAAAGTCGCAGCAGTATCTGTAGTAAAATAAGGATTACCCGTACCACAAGCAAAAATAACTATACGTCCTTTTTCTAAGTGTCTATGTGCTCTTCTCATGATATAAGTTTCACAGAATGCTTCCATTTGAATAGCGCTTTGAACCCTTACATCAAGTCCAGCGCTTTCTAATGCTTCTTGCATAGCTATAGAATTAATCACAGTAGCAAGCATACCCATATGATCACCACTTGTTCTTTTTATAAGTCCATCTCTTGCAGCAGATACCCCTCTAATGATATTTCCACCGCCTATTACTATACCTACTTCAACATTTTCATTAATCAAGCTTTTTATTTCAGAAGCTATGTATTTTAAAATAGAATTTTCTATACCAAACCCATTTTCTCCAGCCAAAGCTTCTCCAGAAAATTTAACCAATACTCTTTTTCTTTTATTGTTCATTAAATTTCTCCTTTGATTTGAAACTATATCAAAATTCGCATTAAAAAAAACTAATTTATTTAATCATCTCTAAAGGATTGATATGAAAATTCTTTTGTGTTACTTCAAAAGTTAAATCACTTTCAACCCTACCTATAATATAACCTTTTTTGATATTTCTACCCACTTTAACACCAGGTGCAATTTTATCTAAATGCGCATAAATAGTATGTATACCATCTTTATTTTCAACAATCACAACTTGTTTTAAAGTTGGAGTTGCTTTTGCAAAAACTACTTTACCATCTAAGACATTTCTTACTGCAGCATTAGCACTATCACTTTTTAAAACTACATTTTCGTTATAAATTTTAATATTATAAATAGGATCTATATAATTTCCAAATTTTTGCTTTACCGTGTAAGATTCTAAAGGGGCGATTGTCTTAGGACCGCTATAGCGCTTAACACTGCTGGTTTGATAACTTGAGCCTACTTGTTTAACATTTGAGCTTGGTTTTTTATCTTCTTTTTTTTGTGCTAATTTTTCTTCTTCTTTTTCTTTAATAATTTTTAATTTATTAAGTGTTTTTCTCAATTCTTGTTGTTGGGCTTGTAAATTAGAAAGTTTTCTAGTATAAATTTCTTTATCTGTTTTTTGCTTAGCTATTTCTTGTTCTTGCTTTTTTCTAAGATTTTTAAGCTCATCGATTTGATC comes from the Campylobacter sp. CNRCH_2014_0184h genome and includes:
- a CDS encoding murein hydrolase activator EnvC family protein produces the protein MKKCFLLFLFSFSVLFANEIAQKQKDIKENERIVKQLSKKLEDLASEILDNEKNLKKIASEISTLTSKTSKLESSVKTQIKALEQLNAQNKDLLQNKNKIEGKIIDLIAKDFAYDLAIPKNYIESEDSIIALELVGVLDKIFKEEFYQISKDYENISKKIEEKQTQITTINNNLKAYKDQIDELKNLRKKQEQEIAKQKTDKEIYTRKLSNLQAQQQELRKTLNKLKIIKEKEEEKLAQKKEDKKPSSNVKQVGSSYQTSSVKRYSGPKTIAPLESYTVKQKFGNYIDPIYNIKIYNENVVLKSDSANAAVRNVLDGKVVFAKATPTLKQVVIVENKDGIHTIYAHLDKIAPGVKVGRNIKKGYIIGRVESDLTFEVTQKNFHINPLEMIK
- the pyrH gene encoding UMP kinase; its protein translation is MNNKRKRVLVKFSGEALAGENGFGIENSILKYIASEIKSLINENVEVGIVIGGGNIIRGVSAARDGLIKRTSGDHMGMLATVINSIAMQEALESAGLDVRVQSAIQMEAFCETYIMRRAHRHLEKGRIVIFACGTGNPYFTTDTAATLRAVEIQADMIIKATKVDGIYDKDPKKYDDAIMLNELSYERALHDNIKVMDDTAIALAKDNALPIVVCNMFKEGNLLKIIQGDMSLCSIVKNQD
- a CDS encoding DNA-directed RNA polymerase subunit omega — its product is MRVEQIAAKALKKLKDDRYKLALVVAKRAEELANGAEPLVNLDKNKYKYTDIALHEIAEDKIVLEGFIEASK
- a CDS encoding RelA/SpoT family protein; translation: MKLVNDELLLDKLVDDVKNCKDLQRAKEILFMVFPQSAVLEKAVDFCIQKHEGQFRKSGEPYAVHPILVASFVAFLSPVQSMIIAALLHDVLEDTNCDEEELSLNFGEEVTKLVQGLTKIVSIREDHLTRSNSNEKLAKSALTFRNMLLAGVEDVSVLVIKLCDRLHNMLTLNFLREDKQKRISEETLVVYAPIAHRLGISSIKNLLEDLSFKFLLPDEYAQIDNYINAKDQQIQLGFNEFISKIEMLFLENGFRQGSFVIHKRIKHNYSIYLKMQRKGVGLDEVLDLLGVRILVEKVYDCYLALGILHTHFNPLISRFKDYIALPKQNGYQTLHTTLFDAKNIIEAQIRTFDMHKTAEFGVAAHWKYKEGNITTPNLDWLADISMHGKEDGNAVQDCDAIELYEYAKDSLYIEDIAVYSPKGEIFTLPRGATALDFAYEVHTKVGLHAKTAFVNRMRVPLLTVLKNGDIVSIETSEEEFFRCSWIDSVKTGKARASIRDFCKQKKKELNNKIAVNLLSTVFNKDSKLIEEWLEKENFNKKLRQIALDFNYFKDVIIALRKYMGQNQAAKFEQNEQKFESIVIGSNYKITTINFDYCCRPKRGDEIIAFRHSTGATIHHKLCEQAMKMIEDNKEMVFVFWNDSSIKSYKIIVSIENKKGSLADFLTTLAKMQINVLSINSADSEPVVANYFEVQVELPNNIDLENAKERLKSRYKILDFTSLNDAYNNH